The DNA window CTGCAGGCGCATCCGGACTGGGCGCTGGAAGGGCGGGTCGCGATCCGGCGCGCCGACAAGGGTGGCAGCGGTCGCATCGACTGGCGCCAGCGCGGCGCCCAGTTCGATGTGTCGCTCAGCGCGCCGGTCACCCGGCAGAGCTGGCGCCTGACCGGCGACGGGCAGGGCGTGCTGCTCGAAGGCCTGGACGGAGGGCCGCTGCGCGGCGCCGATGCCGGCCAACTGCTGTTGGCGGCCACTGGCTGGGAAATCCCGGTGCAGGCGCTGGCCTATTGGATCCGTGGCCAGGCCGCGCCTGGGCCCGCGCCCGGCGATCTTCAGTACGGCGCCGATGGCCTGCCCGCGTTGCTGGAACAGTCCGGTTGGCGCATTGCCTACACCGCCTGGCAGCCCGCGGGCGCCGATGTTCCGGCGTTGCCCTCGCGGATCGAGGCCGAGCGCGGCGACTCGCGCGTGCGCCTGATCATCGATGCCTGGCAGCCTGCCGGCGCGGCGACGCCATGAGCGCCAATGCCATGCCGGGCGGCTGGTCGTGGTGGCCGGCACCGGCCAAGCTCAACCTGTGCCTGCGCATCATCGGCCGCCGCGAGGATGGCTATCACGACCTGCAGAGCGCCTTCCGCCTGCTGGACTGGGGCGACCGGGTCGGAATCCGGGCCCGTGAGGACGGGCGCATCACCCGCGTCGGCGCCTCCGTTCCCGGCGTGGCGGAGGCGGACGATCTGCTTGTGCGTGCTGCGATCCTGCTGCAGAAACACGCAAAATGCGCGCTTGGTGCCGATATCTGCGTCGAAAAGGAAATTCCTGCCGGTGGCGGATTTGGCGGCGGGTCCTCCGATGCGGCGACGGTCCTGCGGGTGCTGGACCGCCTGTGGGGGCTGGATCTGGGCGAGGACACACTGGCCACGCTGGGCCTGGCGCTGGGCGCGGATGTGCCGGTCTTCGTGCGCGGGCGCAACGCCTGGGCCGAGGGGGTGGGTGAGCGGCTGACGCCCCTGGACCTGGCCCCGGCCTGGTATGTGCTGGTCGACCCGGGCGTCCACGTGGCCACGGCCAAGCTGTTCGGTGCGCCGGATTTGACGCGCAATGCCCCACCCGTGAAAATAGCGGACTTCCTTTCCGGATCTGTGCCCGACAACGTGTTCGAGCCGGTGCTGCGTCGCCGGGAACCTGCCATCGAGGCGGCGTTCCAGGCCTTGTCCAGCATCGGGACGCCACGACTGACGGGGACGGGCAGCGGCTGTTTCGTGGAGTTCGCAAGCCTTCAGGCCGCCCAGGCCGGATTGGCGCTGCTGCCTGCGAACCAGCAGGGCTGGGTGGTGGCCGGGGCGGCGCGTTCGCCCCTGCTGGACGCGCTGGAAGGGAAAGTGCAGGACGCGGACTGATGTTTTACTGGGGCGTCGCCAAGAGGCCTAAGGCACCGGGTTTTGATCCCGGCATTTCGCAGGTTCGAATCCTGCCGCCCCAGCCAGCCCGTCGTTCGTGTGCCGCCGCCGATTCAAGACGTTCCACCGCAGTCATCGAGAACCCCCCGTGCAAGACGAACGCAGCCTGCTGGTCTTCTCCGGCAACGCCAACAAGCCGCTGGCCAAGAGCATCTGTCGCGAACTGGGCGTGCGCCCGGGCAAGGCGATGGTCTCGCGCTTCTCCGACGGCGAAGTGCAGGTGGAGATCGAGGAGAACGTCCGCCGCCAGGAAGTGTTCGTGGTGCAGCCCACCTGCGCGCCCACGGCCGAGAACCTGATGGAACTGCTGGTGCTGATCGACGCGCTCAAGCGCGCCAGCGCCGCCAGCGTGACCGCCGTGGTGCCGTATTTCGGCTATTCGCGCCAGGACCGTCGTCTGCGCTCCTCGCGCGTGCCGATCACCGCCAAGGTCGCCGCCAAGATGTTCAGCGCCGTCAGCGCCGACCGTGTGCTGACCGTGGACCTGCATGCCGACCAGATCCAGGGCTTCTTCGACATCCCGGTGGACAACGTCTACGCATCGCCGCTGCTGCTGGCCGACATCTGGCGCGCCTACGGCACCGACCGGATGATGGTCGTCTCGCCGGACGTGGGCGGCGTGGTCCGCGCCCGCGCCATCGCCAAGCGCCTGGACGATGCGGACCTGGCGATCATCGACAAGCGCCGCCCGCGCGCCAACGTCTCCACCGTGATGAACATTATCGGCGACGTGGAAGGCAAGGAATGCGTGATGGTCGATGACATCGTCGACACGGCCGGCACCCTGTGCGCCGCCGCGGCCGCGCTCAAGGACCGGGGCGCGACCAAGGTCGCCGCCTACTGCACCCACCCGGTGCTGTCCGGCCCGGCCGTGGACAACCTCAACAAGTCCGTGCTCGACGAGCTGGTGGTCACCGACACCATCCCGCTGTCCGATGCGGCCCGCGGCTGCAGCAAGATCCGTCAGCTCTCGGTGGCCAGCATGCTGGCCGAGACCATCCGCCGCATCGCCTTCGGCGAATCGGTCAGTTCGCTCTACGTGGACTAAGCATTCCGGCGGGCGGGGGAATCCTCCATCGCCTGCCGCAATACGGCTCTCCTGGTCGCGGGGGAGTCGCATCGCCGCCGCGAGGCGGTCTACCAACCAAAGAAGTGAATCAACATGGCTACGACACATGAAATCAACGTGGAGCGCCGCGAGGACGAGGGGAAGGGTGCGAGCCGCCGCCTGCGTCACGCCGGTCGCGTCCCCGCCATCGTCTACGGTGGCGACCTCAAGCCGGTCAGCATCTCGCTGAACCACAACGAAGTCTGGACCGCCAGCCAGCACGACTGGTTCTACTCGTCGATCCTGGACCTGAGCCTCAACGGCGAAGTGCAGAAGGTCCTGCTGCGTGACATGCAGCGCCATCCGTTCAAGCAGCAGATCATGCACCTGGACTTCCAGCGCGTGAACGACAAGGAGACGCTGCGCACCGCCGTGCCGCTGCACTTCCTCAACCAGGACACCTCGCCGGCCGGCAAGTCCTCCGACGTGGTCATCACCCACGAACTCAACGAAGTCGTGGTCGAGTGCCTGCCGTCGGACCTGCCGGAGTTCATCGAGATCGACCTGGCCAAGCTGGCCCTGGGCGACGTGGTCCACCTGTCCGAGCTGAAGCTGCCCAAGGGCGTCGAGATCCCCGAGCTGAAGCTGGGCAAGGAGCACGACGTGGCCGTGGTCATCGCCAAGCACGTCAAGGTCGAGGACGAGTCGGCCGAGGGCGAGGAAGGCAGCACCGACGTGCCGGCCGCCAAGGTCGCCGACGACGGCGCCAAGGACGCCGAGTAACCGGACGCGCCGGGACGGGCCGCAGGCCTGTCCCGGTGGTCTGGCGAACCTTCGATGGAAGGCGTGCGTCTCATCGTCGGGCTGGGCAACCCCGGACCCGAACACCTGCGGACCCGGCACAATGCCGGGTTCCGTTTTGTCGACACCCTCGCGCTGCAGCTGGGCGCGCGGTTCGCCGTGGATGCCAAGCTGTTCGGCGAGACCGCCCAGGCCAGCCTCGGCGGGCAGACGGTACGGCTGCTCAAGCCTGCCACCTTCATGAACCTCTCGGGCAAGTCGGTCGCCGCGGCGCTGCGGTTTTGGAAGATCGAACCCGAGCAGGCGCTGATCGCCCACGACGAGCTGGACATGCCGCCGGGGATCGCCCGGCTGAAGTTCGACGGCGGCCATGGCGGCCAGAACGGCCTGCGCGACACGATGAAATTGCTGGGACACGGGCGCTTTGGCCGGCTGCGCATCGGCATTGGCCATCCCGGCCACAAGGACAAGGTCACCGGCTGGGTGCTGGGCCGACCCAGTGCGGACGATGAGATCCTGATCGGGCGTGCGATCGACGACGCGCTGGACGTGCTGCCCCTGGCAGTGGCCGGCGATTTCAACGAGGCGATGAAACGCCTCAACAGCATCAAGGCGTGAGCCGGCAGCCGCCAGCGGACTGGGCACAGTCCGCTGGCGCTTACCGGATTGCGGTTGCAGGAGTGAGCAAGACATGGGCATCAAATGCGGCATCGTGGGCCTGCCGAACGTCGGCAAGTCGACCCTCTTCAATGCGCTGACCAAGGCGGGCATCGCCGCGGCCAACTTCCCGTTCTGCACCATCGAGCCCAACGTGGGCATCGTGCCGGTGCCGGACCCGCGCCTGGGCGCGCTGTCGGAGATCGTCAAGCCGCAGCGGGTCGTGCCCACGGCGGTGGAATTTGTCGACATCGCCGGCCTGGTCGCCGGTGCGGCCAGCGGTGAAGGCCTGGGCAACAAGTTCCTGGCGCACATCCGCGAGGTCGATGCGATCACCCACGTGGTGCGCTGCTTCGAGAACGACGACGTGATCCACGTCAACAACAAGGTCGACCCGATCTCGGACATCGAGACCATCGACACCGAACTGGCGCTGGCCGACCTGGACAGCGTGGAGAAGGCGCTCAACCGCGCCGAGCGCAGCGCCAAGGGCGGCGACAAGGAGGCCATCGCGCGCAAGCCGGTGCTGGAGAAGCTGCGCAAGGCGCTGGACGACGGCATCCCCGGACGCGGCGCTGGCCTGGACGAGGAAGAAAAGGCGCTGGTGCGCGACCTGTTCCTGCTGACCCTCAAGCCGGTGATGTACATCGCCAACGTGCTGGAGGACGGTTTCGAGAACAACCCGCATCTGGACGCGGTGCGCGCCCGCGCCGAGAAGGAGGGCGCGCAGGTGGTGCCGGTTTCGGCCGCCATCGAGGAAGAGCTCTCGCAGCTGGACGATGCCGACCGCGATGCCTTCCTGACCGACCTGGGCCTGGACGAGCCCGGCCTGAACCGCGTGATCCGTGCCGCCTACCAGCTGCTGGGCCTGCAGACCTACTTCACCGCCGGCGTGCAGGAAGTCCGCGCGTGGACGGTCAAGGCCGGCGCGACCGCGCCCAAGGCCGCGGCGGTCATCCACACCGACTTTGAGAAGGGCTTCATCCGCGCCGAGACCATCGGCTACGACGACTTCATCAAGTACAAGGGCGAGGCCGGTGCCAAGGAAGCCGGGCGCCTGCGCCTGGAGGGCAAGGAGTACAAGGTGCAGGAAGGCGACGTGCTGCACTTCCGCTTCAACGTCTGAGTCGGGCCGCACTGAGGTCGACGCGAAGGCCGCGCACTGCGCGGCCTTTGCGTATCCGGGATTCAACCCAGGCCCTGTCCGGCCAGCGCCTGGGCCACCTTGGAGCGGCTGGGCCGGCCCAGCGCGTGGCTGATGAAGCTGCCGGCAGCCGCCAGCCGATGTAGATCCACGCCGGTCTCGATGCCCAGCCCGTCCAGCAGGTAGAGCAAGTCCTCGCTGGCCACGTTGCCGGCCGCGCCAGGCGCGTACGGGCAGCCGCCCAGCCCGGCCACCGAGCTGTCGAAGGTCGCCACGCCCAGTTGCAGGGCCGCGTGGACGTTGGCCAGGGCCTGGCCCCAGGTGTCGTGGAAGTGGCCGGCCAGGCGTTCGACCGGTACGCGGGCCATCACCGCTTCCAGCATTGCCTGGGTCTTGCCGGGCGTGCCCACGCCGATGGTGTCGCCCAGCGAAATCTCGTGGCAACCCATCGCGTGCAGGGCGGCGGCCACCTCGGCCACCGCGCTGGGCGCGATATCGCCAGCGTAGGGGCAGCCCAGCACGCAGGAGACATAGCCGCGCACCGGGACGCCGGCGTCCTGTGCGGCGCGGGTGACCTCTTCGAAACGCGCCAGGCTCTGGGCTATCGAGCAGTTGATGTTCTTCTGCGAGAAGGCCTCGGAGGCGGCGGCGAACACCGCGACCTCGTCCGCGCCGGCCGCCTGGGCGGCCTGGAACCCGCGCAGGTTGGGCGTGAGCGCCGAATACACGACGCCTGGCCGACGTGGCACGCCGCGCATCACCGCGTCGTGGTCGGCCATCTGCGGCACCCACTTGGGCGAGACGAAGGCCGTGGCCTCGATGTGGCGCAGGCCAGCCTCGGCCAGGCGCGCGATCAGGTCCAGCTTGGTCTGCGTGGTGACGGTGCCGGGCTCGTTCTGCAGGCCATCGCGCGCGCCCATCTCCACCAGTTTCACCTTGGCGGGCAGGGCGCTCACGCGGCGACCTCGAACTCGACCAGTGGCGCCTGGTCGGCCACCAGGTCACCGACCTTGCACAGCAGCGCGGTGACGGTGCCGGCCGCCGGTGCGCTGACCGTGTATTCCATCTTCATGGCTTCCATGACCAGCAACGGGGCGCCGGCAGCAACCTCGGCGCCGGCCTCGGCCATGACCGCGATGATCCGGCCCGGCATGGGCGCCACCAGGCCACCTCGGGTATCGGCGATGCCCGCCTGGTGCGCCAGCGGCACGTATGGCTGCAGGCGGACGCGGGCGTCTGCCGTGATGACCGCCAGCGCCCCCGCGTCGTCAGTTACGACATGTCCCTGCACGGTGTGCGCGCCGGCCGCCAGAAGCAGGTGGTCGTCGTGGACCTCCAGTACGCGCACCGACACACCATCCAGGCGCCAGACACCGCCGGCGTGCTGCTCGACCTGCACGGTGTGGGACGTGCCGTCAGCCTCGTCGAAGCGCAAGCTGCGACGGGCGTGGCCGTTGGCGCGCCAGCCATCGGCGATCGCCCATGGCGAGGACGGATTGCCGGCCGCGGCGGCCAGTGCGGCGGCCTGGCGCTGCTCGGCGAGCAGGACATGCAGGCTGGCGAGGGCCAGCAGTGCCGGGGTCACTGGATCCGGGCGCAGCAGCTCGGCCAGCTCGCGCTCGATCAAGCCGGTGTCATACCCGCCGGCGCGCACCTGCGGGTTGTCCACCAGACGCGACAAGAACGCCAGGTTGTTGCCGACCCCGGCGATTCGGGTCTGGGCCAGGGCGCTGCGCATGCGTGCGAGCGCGCCAGCGCGGGTGCTGTCCCAGGCGATCAGTTTGGCGATCATCGGGTCGTAATCGGCACCGATCATGTCGCCTGCGTCCACGCCCGAATCGACGCGCACATGCGCCGAGGCGGGGGGAAAGGCCAGCTGCTGCAGCGTGCCGGTCGACGGCAGGAAGCCGCGCTCGGGCTGCTCGGCGTACAGGCGCACCTCGATCGCATGGCCGTGCAGGGTGATCTGGTCCTGCGCCAGCGGCAACGGCGCACCTGCCGCTACACGTAGCTGCCATTCGACCAGATCCAGTCCGGTGACCTGCTCGGTCACCGGGTGCTCGACCTGCAGCCGGGTATTCATTTCCATGAAGTAGAACGCGCCGTCGGCATCGACGATGAACTCCACCGTGCCCGCGCCGACATAGCCCACCGCGCGGGCCGCCTCCACGGCGGCCTGGCCGATGGCCGCGCGGAAGGTCGCGCTGATGTCGGGCGCGGGGGCTTCCTCGATCACCTTCTGGTGTCGGCGCTGGGCCGAACAGTCGCGCTCGTAAAGGTGCACCACGCTGCCTTGCGTGTCGCCGAACACCTGCACCTCGATGTGGCGGGGACGCACCAGGTATTTCTCCACCAGCACCCGGTCATCGCCGAAGCTGGCGGACGCTTCGCGCCGGCACGAGGCCAGGGCGGCGTCGAAATCCGTCTCGCGCTCGACCACGCGCATGCCCTTGCCACCGCCGCCGGCGCTGGCCTTGATCAGCACCGGATAGCCGATACGCGCCGCCTCCGCGCGCAGCAGCGCAGGGGTTTGGTCGTCGCCGTGATAACCAGGGACCAGGGGCACTCCGGCGGCCTGCATCAGCGCCTTGGCCGCCGATTTGGAGCCCATCGCCTCGATGGCCGCCACCGGCGGTCCGACGAAGACCAGTCCGGCCTGCTGACAGGCGCGGGCGAAGTCCGCGTTCTCCGACAGGAAGCCATAGCCGGGATGGACGGCCTGCGCGCCGGTGGCGCGCGCGGCCTCGACGACCCTGTCCGCGCGCAGGTAGCTCTCGCGCGCCGCCGCCGGGCCGATGCACACCGCCTCGTCTGCCAGACGCACATGCCGCGCGTTGGCGTCGGCCTCGGAATACACCGCGACGGTGGCAATGCCCAACCGCTTGCAGGTGGCGATGACGCGGCAGGCGATTTCGCCGCGGTTGGCGATCAGAAGTTTGCCGAACACCGTCAGGACCTCCAGTCCGGGGCACGTTTGTCGAAGAACGCGGCGATGCCTGCGCGCGCCTCGGCGCTGCCGCGGGCACGCGCGATGCGGGTGGTGGTGTCGTCGATCAGCGCCGGGTCGATGCCGCGCCCGGCCACGTCGGCGACCAGGCGTTTGCAGTCGGCCTGGGCCTGCGGCGCGCCGGCGAGCAGGTCCTCGGCCAAGGCCTGCACGCGCGCGTCCAGGGTGTCCGCCTCGCATACCTCATGCAGCAACCCGAGTCGCAGTGCCTGGGCCGCGTCGAAGCGCTCGCCGGTGAGGAAATAGCGTTGCGCCGCACGCGCGCCGATCGCGCGGATCACGTAGGGGCTGATCGTGGCCGGAATCAGGCCCAGTCGCACTTCGGTCGTGCCAAAGCGCGCCTCGGGTGTGGCGATGGCGATGTCGCAGGCGGCCACCAGCCCGGTGCCGCCGGCCAGGGCCGCGCCGTGCACGCGGGCGATGGTTGGCTTGGACAGGCCGGCGAGCGTGGCCAGCATCGTCGCCAGCGCGCCGGCATCGCACAGGTTGTCCTCGTGGCTGAAACCGGCCATGCGCCGCATCCAGTCCAGGTCGCCGCCGGCGCAGAAGCTCTTGCCATGCCCGGCCAGCACGACGACGCGCACGGCCGAATCAGCGTCGGCGGCGCGCAGCGCCTCGGTGAGCGCGGCGATCAGGTGTTCGTCGAAGGCGTTGTGCACCTCGGGCCGGTTGAGCCAGAGGGTCAGCGTCGCGCCGCGGTGTTCGCATTGGAGAAGGGAAGCGTCCATGGCCGGCCTTACATGCGGAACACGCCGAAGCGCGTGTCGGAGATGGGGGCATGGGCGGCGGCCGCCAGACCCAGGCCGAGCAGGCGGCGGGTCTGGGCCGGATCGACGATGCCGTCGTCCCACAGCCGCGCGCTGGCGTAGTACGGATCGGATTGCGCCTCGAATTGCTCGCGGATCGGCTGTTTGAACGCGTCCTCGTCCTCGGCGGCCCATGTCTTGCCCTGGGCTTCAAGCCCGTCGCGGCGCACGGTCGCCAGGACGCTGGCGGCCTGTTCGCCACCCATGACCGAAATACGCGAATTCGGCCAGCTCCACAGGAACCGCGGCGAATACGCGCGACCGCACATCCCGTAATTGCCTGCGCCGTAGGAGCCGCCGATCAGCACGGTGAACTTGGGCACGGCCGTGGTCGCCACCGCCGTGACCAGCTTGGCGCCGTCCTTGGCGATGCCGCCATTTTCATAGGCCCGGCCGACCATGAAGCCGGTGATGTTCTGCAGGAACACCAGGGGAATCCCGCGCTGCGAGCACAGCTCGACGAAATGCGCGCCCTTGAGCGCGCTTTCGGAAAACAGGATGCCGTTGTTGGCCACGATGCCCACCGGATAGCCGTGGATATGGGCGAAGCCGGTCACCAGCGTGGTGCCGTACCGCGCCTTGAACTCATCCAGCCGCGAGCCGTCGACGATGCGTGCGATGACTTCGCGCACGTCGTAGGGCTTGCGCGTGTCGGCGGGGATCACGCCGTACACCTCGGCCGGGTCGTAGCGCGGTTCCTCGACCGCCTGTGGCACCAGCGCCGGCGGGCGGCGCGGGCCGAGGTGGCCGACGATGTCGCGCAACAGGGCCAGGGCGTGGTGATCGTTTTCGGCCAGGTGGTCGGCCACGCCGGACAGGCGGGTATGCACGTCCGCGCCGCCCAGATCCTCGGCACTGACCACCTCGCCGGTGGCGGCCTTCACCAGCGGCGGGCCCCCCAGGAAGATCGTGCCCTGGCCCTGCACGATGATGGTCTCATCGCTCATCGCCGGCACGTAGGCGCCGCCAGCGGTGCATGAGCCCATCACGCAGGCGATCTGCGGGATGCCGGCAGCCGAGAGCTGGGCCTGGTTGTAGAAGATCCGGCCGAAGTGCTCGCGATCGGGGAACACCTCGTCCTGCATCGGCAGGAACGCGCCGCCCGAATCGACCAGATACAGGCAGGGCAGGTGGTTTTCTCGGGCGATCTCCTGCGCGCGCAGGTGCTTCTTGACCGTCATCGGGTAATAGGTACCGCCCTTGACCGTGGCGTCGTTGGCCAGGATCACGCACTCGCGCCCCTGCACGCGGCCGATGCCGCCGACTACCCCGGCGCAGGGCACCTGGTCCTCGTACATGCCGTGGGCGGCCAGCGGGGCCAGTTCCAGGAACGGCGCGCCGGGGTCGAGCAGGGTGTCGATGCGCTCGCGCGCCAGGAGTTTGCCGCGCCCGGTGTGTCTGGCGCGGGCAGCCTCGCTGCCCCCCCGCGCCGTGAGGGCCACACGCTCGCGCAGGGTGTCGACCTGGGCCTGCAGGGCCGTGCGATTGGCCTGGAACGCCGCATCGTCGGTCCGCAATTTCGAAACAATCACGCCCATGCCGATGTCCTTAAGCCTTGGTTCCGACCAGCTCGCGGCCGATCAGCATGCGCCGGATCTCCGACGTGCCCGCGCCGATCTCGTACAGCTTGGCATCGCGCCACAGGCGGCCGGTGGGGTATTCGTTGATGTAGCCGTTGCCGCCCAGGGCCTGGATGGCCTGGCCGGCCATCCAAGTGGCCTTCTCGGCGCTGTAGAGGATCGCCCCGGCCGCATCCTTGCGCGTGGTTTCGCCGCGGTCACAGGCCTTGGCCACCGCGTACACGTAGGCGCGGCAGGCGTTGAAGCCGACGTACATGTCGGCCAGCTTGCCCTGCATCAGCTCGAACTCGCCGATCGGCCGACCGAACTGACGACGTTCGCGCACGTAGGGCAGCACCGCGTCCAGGCTGGCAGCCATGATGCCCAGCGGGCCCCCGGAGAGCACGATGCGCTCGTAGTCCAGGCCGGACATCAGCACCTTCACGCCCTGGTTGAGACCGCCCAGGATGTTCTCCTCGGGGACCTCGCAGTCGTTGAACACCAGTTCGCAGGTGTTGGACCCGCGCATGCCCAGCTTGTCCAGCTTCTGTGCGGTGGAAAATCCCTTGAAACCACGCTCGACGATGAAGGCGGTGATCCCGCGCGGACCGGCCTGCGGATCGGTCTTGGCGTAGACCACCAGCGTGTGCGCATCCGGCCCGTTGGTGATCCACATCTTGCTGCCGTTGAGCACGTAGCAATCTCCGTGCTTGTCCGCACGCAATTTCATGCCCACCACGTCAGAGCCCGCACCGGCCTCGCTCATCGCCAGCGCGCCGATGTGCTCGCCGCTCACCAACCCTGGCAGATAGCGTGACTTCTGTTGCGCCGTGCCGTTCTTGCGCAGCTGGTTCACGCACAGGTTGGAATGGGCTCCGTAGGACAGCCCAATGGCTGAGCAGGCGCGGGAGATTTCCTCCATGGCCACCACGTGGGCCAGATACCCCAAGCCGCTGCCGCCGTACTCCTCCTCCACGGTCAGGCCCAGCAGGCCCATCTCGCCCAGTTGGGGCCACAGCGCGTTGGGAAACGCGTTGTCGCGGTCGGCCGTGTCAGCCAGTGGCGCGATGATGCGGGAGGCGAAATCGCGCACGGCACTGCGCAGTTGGTCGATGTCTTCACCGAGGTCGAAACTGAAATCCGGGCTCATGAGGTCCTGTTGGATCGTGCGCCACACGGAGTGCGGCGGGGCAAAAGCGGGGCAGGCTGACGTGCGCGCCGGCAAGGTGCACGCTGCGGGGCAGCATCAAGGTGCTTCCCGTCGGCGCGGTTGCCTGCCACAATGCGCGCCCCCACGGCCGGCCGCCGTGAGGACTCGCCTCCAAGGCGAGGATGCGTCCGCTTCGGGCGCAGCGGTGGGCCTGGTGGAAAATCGCGCGCAGTCGTTGACAGCCCGCGGATCTCACGCCAGAATCACCGGCTGTTTCACCCCGGCCCGAAAGGCCGGACACAAGCGTCATCCGGAGGGATACCCAAGCGGCCAACGGGGGCAGACTGTAAATCTGCTGGCTTACGCCTTCGGTGGTTCGAATCCACCTCCCTCCACCAAGCGTTTCGTGTTGTTGCGGTGCCCCGGCGCGGGAGTAGTTCAACGGTAGAACCTCAGCCTTCCAAGCTGATGGTGCGGGTTCGATTCCCGTCTCCCGCTCCATTGAACATCTGCTCCATCGTCGCCAGTTGTATCGCGGCAACGCCAGGTTTCACGCTCACGTAGCTCAGTCGGTAGAGCACCTCCTTGGTAAGGAGGAGGTCGAAGGTTCGATTCCTTTCGTGAGCACCATCCAAGCAGTACGTTTCATCCTCTTATCTAACGATCCGAGAATAAGCAGCCATGGCAAAGGGTAAGTTCGAGCGCACCAAGCCGCACGTGAACGTGGGCACCATCGGTCACGTTGACCATGGCAAGACCACGCTGACCGCCGCACTGACCAAGGTGGGTGCTGAGCGTTTCGGTGGCGAGTTCAAGGACTATTCGTCGATCGATGCGGCGCCGGAAGAGAAGGCGCGCGGCATCACGATCTCCACGGCGCACGTGGAATACGAATCGGACAACCGCCACTACGCCCACGTGGACTGCCCGGGCCACGCCGACTACGTGAAGAACATGATCACCGGTGCGGCCCAGATGGATGGCGCGATCCTGGTGTGCTCGGCCGCCGACGGCCCGATGCCGCAGACCCGCGAGCACATCCTGCTGTCGCGTCAGGTCGGCGTGCCGTACATCGTCGTGTTCCTGAACAAGGCCGACATGGTGGACGACGCCGAGCTGCTCGAGCTGGTGGAAATGGAAGTGCGCGAGCTGCTGAGCAAGTACGACTTCCCGGGCGATGACACCCCGATCATCCACGGTTCGGCCCGCCTGGCGCTGGAAGGCGACCAGAGCGAGATCGGCGTGCCGGCGATCCTGAAGCTGGTCGAGGCGCTGGACACCTTCATCCCGACGCCCGAGCGCGACGTGGACAAGACCTTCCTGATGCCGGTGGAAGACGTGTTCTCGATCTCCGGCCGCGGCACCGTGGTGACCGGTCGTATCGAGCGCGGTGTGATCAAGGTGGGCGAGGAAATCGAGATCGTCGGTATCCGCCCGACCCAGAAGACCACCGTGACCGGCGTGGAAATGTTCCGCAAGCTGCTGGACCAGGGCCAGGCAGGCGACAACGCCGGTCTGCTGCTGCGCGGCACCAAGCGTGACGACGTCGAGCGCGGCCAGGTGCTGGCCAAGCCGGGTTCGATCACCCCGCACACCGAGTTCGAGGCCGAGGTGTACGTGCTGTCCAAGGACGAGGGTGGCCGTCATACCCCGTTCTTC is part of the Pseudoxanthomonas sp. JBR18 genome and encodes:
- a CDS encoding acetyl/propionyl/methylcrotonyl-CoA carboxylase subunit alpha — protein: MFGKLLIANRGEIACRVIATCKRLGIATVAVYSEADANARHVRLADEAVCIGPAAARESYLRADRVVEAARATGAQAVHPGYGFLSENADFARACQQAGLVFVGPPVAAIEAMGSKSAAKALMQAAGVPLVPGYHGDDQTPALLRAEAARIGYPVLIKASAGGGGKGMRVVERETDFDAALASCRREASASFGDDRVLVEKYLVRPRHIEVQVFGDTQGSVVHLYERDCSAQRRHQKVIEEAPAPDISATFRAAIGQAAVEAARAVGYVGAGTVEFIVDADGAFYFMEMNTRLQVEHPVTEQVTGLDLVEWQLRVAAGAPLPLAQDQITLHGHAIEVRLYAEQPERGFLPSTGTLQQLAFPPASAHVRVDSGVDAGDMIGADYDPMIAKLIAWDSTRAGALARMRSALAQTRIAGVGNNLAFLSRLVDNPQVRAGGYDTGLIERELAELLRPDPVTPALLALASLHVLLAEQRQAAALAAAAGNPSSPWAIADGWRANGHARRSLRFDEADGTSHTVQVEQHAGGVWRLDGVSVRVLEVHDDHLLLAAGAHTVQGHVVTDDAGALAVITADARVRLQPYVPLAHQAGIADTRGGLVAPMPGRIIAVMAEAGAEVAAGAPLLVMEAMKMEYTVSAPAAGTVTALLCKVGDLVADQAPLVEFEVAA
- a CDS encoding enoyl-CoA hydratase/isomerase family protein: MDASLLQCEHRGATLTLWLNRPEVHNAFDEHLIAALTEALRAADADSAVRVVVLAGHGKSFCAGGDLDWMRRMAGFSHEDNLCDAGALATMLATLAGLSKPTIARVHGAALAGGTGLVAACDIAIATPEARFGTTEVRLGLIPATISPYVIRAIGARAAQRYFLTGERFDAAQALRLGLLHEVCEADTLDARVQALAEDLLAGAPQAQADCKRLVADVAGRGIDPALIDDTTTRIARARGSAEARAGIAAFFDKRAPDWRS
- a CDS encoding carboxyl transferase domain-containing protein; translation: MGVIVSKLRTDDAAFQANRTALQAQVDTLRERVALTARGGSEAARARHTGRGKLLARERIDTLLDPGAPFLELAPLAAHGMYEDQVPCAGVVGGIGRVQGRECVILANDATVKGGTYYPMTVKKHLRAQEIARENHLPCLYLVDSGGAFLPMQDEVFPDREHFGRIFYNQAQLSAAGIPQIACVMGSCTAGGAYVPAMSDETIIVQGQGTIFLGGPPLVKAATGEVVSAEDLGGADVHTRLSGVADHLAENDHHALALLRDIVGHLGPRRPPALVPQAVEEPRYDPAEVYGVIPADTRKPYDVREVIARIVDGSRLDEFKARYGTTLVTGFAHIHGYPVGIVANNGILFSESALKGAHFVELCSQRGIPLVFLQNITGFMVGRAYENGGIAKDGAKLVTAVATTAVPKFTVLIGGSYGAGNYGMCGRAYSPRFLWSWPNSRISVMGGEQAASVLATVRRDGLEAQGKTWAAEDEDAFKQPIREQFEAQSDPYYASARLWDDGIVDPAQTRRLLGLGLAAAAHAPISDTRFGVFRM
- a CDS encoding isovaleryl-CoA dehydrogenase, producing MSPDFSFDLGEDIDQLRSAVRDFASRIIAPLADTADRDNAFPNALWPQLGEMGLLGLTVEEEYGGSGLGYLAHVVAMEEISRACSAIGLSYGAHSNLCVNQLRKNGTAQQKSRYLPGLVSGEHIGALAMSEAGAGSDVVGMKLRADKHGDCYVLNGSKMWITNGPDAHTLVVYAKTDPQAGPRGITAFIVERGFKGFSTAQKLDKLGMRGSNTCELVFNDCEVPEENILGGLNQGVKVLMSGLDYERIVLSGGPLGIMAASLDAVLPYVRERRQFGRPIGEFELMQGKLADMYVGFNACRAYVYAVAKACDRGETTRKDAAGAILYSAEKATWMAGQAIQALGGNGYINEYPTGRLWRDAKLYEIGAGTSEIRRMLIGRELVGTKA
- the tuf gene encoding elongation factor Tu: MAKGKFERTKPHVNVGTIGHVDHGKTTLTAALTKVGAERFGGEFKDYSSIDAAPEEKARGITISTAHVEYESDNRHYAHVDCPGHADYVKNMITGAAQMDGAILVCSAADGPMPQTREHILLSRQVGVPYIVVFLNKADMVDDAELLELVEMEVRELLSKYDFPGDDTPIIHGSARLALEGDQSEIGVPAILKLVEALDTFIPTPERDVDKTFLMPVEDVFSISGRGTVVTGRIERGVIKVGEEIEIVGIRPTQKTTVTGVEMFRKLLDQGQAGDNAGLLLRGTKRDDVERGQVLAKPGSITPHTEFEAEVYVLSKDEGGRHTPFFKGYRPQFYFRTTDITGAIELPEGTEMVMPGDNVKMKVTLINPVAMDDGLRFAIREGGRTVGAGVVAKVIK